From the genome of Candidatus Hadarchaeales archaeon, one region includes:
- a CDS encoding DUF2095 family protein has protein sequence MEIDIEEFKRKFPNLAREILGSQGYRISSVRSSIEEGEKTAIGERPNLIDFLRRCDTDEQALEIINYFEKKGEISEEYAARLRAQLVKEGVRSFGSKLERNWFLREKT, from the coding sequence ATGGAGATTGATATTGAAGAATTCAAAAGAAAGTTTCCGAATCTCGCCAGAGAAATTTTAGGATCCCAGGGATATAGGATAAGCTCTGTCAGAAGTTCGATTGAGGAAGGAGAAAAAACTGCAATAGGAGAGAGACCGAACCTGATTGACTTTTTGAGAAGATGTGATACGGACGAACAAGCGCTAGAGATAATCAATTATTTCGAGAAAAAAGGCGAGATTTCCGAAGAATATGCGGCAAGATTACGGGCACAGCTTGTAAAGGAAGGTGTCAGAAGTTTTGGCAGCAAGCTTGAAAGAAACTGGTTCCTGAGGGAAAAGACTTGA
- a CDS encoding Clp1/GlmU family protein: MKIELPPGKLYRLEGPANLRIISGSLRVSGGLRTEGDQIVVPRLRSVPIEVLTRSLVEYQLGEEGRLEELTGVAIPEDWTKVIEKIQKSRGKVLIIGEVDVGKTFFATYVGNVLFQNGLKVAVVDGDVGQSDIGPPTTVALGIFEKPVCLLSEVPMVASYFVGNVSLANHIPEFLAGMAKLTKKGSTLADVLLINTPGWITGLGAFLQILTEELLEPDIVVGLQRTCELERILRFFPNWKVQRIPVSPHVRRRSRGERAEIRRLNFAKYFENARKVRIDTNKCRILGKHEDYEFWQLGEKVHFLENLQIMKGLLVGLVDEERKLLGLGIVDGFNMREKYIEIITAVENPEKITEIRLGSIRIKPNGEEISGERYENESGTRNRI; the protein is encoded by the coding sequence ATGAAAATTGAACTTCCTCCGGGGAAATTGTACAGACTCGAGGGACCGGCAAATCTTCGAATAATAAGCGGCAGTCTGCGCGTGTCGGGCGGATTACGAACTGAGGGAGACCAAATTGTTGTTCCAAGATTGAGATCCGTTCCGATTGAGGTTCTGACACGTTCGCTTGTCGAATATCAGTTGGGGGAGGAGGGAAGGTTGGAAGAGTTAACGGGGGTTGCGATTCCGGAAGATTGGACAAAAGTCATTGAGAAAATCCAAAAATCTAGGGGCAAGGTTCTCATAATAGGAGAGGTGGATGTGGGAAAAACCTTCTTTGCGACGTATGTTGGAAATGTCCTTTTTCAAAATGGGCTTAAAGTTGCTGTTGTTGATGGAGACGTCGGACAAAGCGATATCGGACCGCCTACCACTGTAGCTTTGGGTATTTTCGAAAAACCTGTATGCCTTCTTTCGGAGGTGCCAATGGTGGCGTCTTATTTCGTGGGCAATGTCTCACTCGCGAATCATATACCAGAATTCTTGGCCGGTATGGCTAAATTGACGAAAAAGGGCTCCACTTTGGCCGACGTTCTACTGATTAACACGCCTGGCTGGATAACCGGGCTGGGGGCTTTTCTACAAATTTTGACCGAAGAATTACTTGAGCCAGACATAGTTGTTGGACTGCAACGAACTTGTGAACTCGAACGAATTCTGAGATTTTTCCCGAACTGGAAAGTTCAGCGAATACCCGTTTCGCCTCACGTTAGAAGAAGAAGCAGAGGAGAAAGAGCTGAGATAAGAAGGCTAAACTTCGCGAAATACTTTGAAAATGCGAGAAAAGTGAGAATTGACACCAACAAGTGTCGAATCCTTGGAAAGCATGAGGATTACGAATTCTGGCAACTGGGAGAAAAAGTTCATTTCTTAGAAAATCTCCAAATTATGAAAGGACTTCTAGTTGGATTGGTCGACGAGGAAAGGAAATTACTTGGTTTGGGGATAGTAGACGGATTTAACATGCGGGAAAAATATATCGAAATCATTACAGCGGTTGAAAATCCAGAGAAAATTACCGAAATTAGGCTGGGAAGCATCAGAATAAAACCTAATGGAGAAGAAATATCTGGGGAACGCTATGAAAATGAAAGCGGAACTAGAAATCGAATATGA
- a CDS encoding KEOPS complex subunit Pcc1: MKMKAELEIEYEDEKTARALAEALTPDNLEAPNEMKIITKSEGCVIFTEINFGGRIRTLIATIDDLLSCLQAAEEAIGLGFTKEKVEE; the protein is encoded by the coding sequence ATGAAAATGAAAGCGGAACTAGAAATCGAATATGAGGACGAAAAAACTGCCAGAGCGTTGGCGGAAGCCTTAACACCTGATAACTTAGAAGCTCCAAATGAGATGAAAATAATCACTAAAAGCGAAGGGTGTGTTATCTTTACGGAGATAAATTTCGGTGGAAGGATTAGAACATTGATTGCCACGATCGATGACCTCCTTTCTTGTCTCCAAGCTGCAGAGGAGGCAATCGGACTCGGATTTACAAAAGAGAAGGTGGAAGAATGA
- a CDS encoding redox-regulated ATPase YchF: MEIGLVGKPNSGKTTFFNAATLLNAPVADYPFTTIEANIGVTYIRRPCPCRELNVKCNPQNSMCINGTRFIPVRIIDVAGLVEGAHEGRGLGNKFLDDLRMAAALLHIVDASGSTDKEGRVCEPGSHDPLEDVKFLENEIRMWIKGILAKDWKSFARRTKYQRLDLAKEIAKIMTGLGITEEQVIEAMKKAGVDRGDPEKWSDEDLLSFAGELQKVSKPMIIVANKCDVPTAEKNIERLKHAGYLTVPASAEAELILRRAAEKDIISYQPGDPSFIIKHPEKLTDLQKSALERVKKLMEKFGGTGVQQAIEIAVRDLLELIVVYPVSDENKFADKNGNVLPDAFLVRRGTTVKEFAYKIHTDLGETFLYAVDAKTKRRIGEDYELKEGDVIKIVATKGL; the protein is encoded by the coding sequence ATGGAGATTGGATTGGTCGGAAAACCGAACTCCGGGAAAACTACGTTTTTTAACGCTGCTACTCTCCTCAACGCTCCGGTTGCTGATTATCCGTTTACAACAATTGAGGCAAACATCGGCGTGACCTACATTCGACGTCCATGTCCATGTAGAGAGTTAAACGTTAAATGTAATCCTCAGAATTCGATGTGCATTAATGGAACCAGATTTATCCCGGTAAGGATCATAGATGTTGCAGGACTTGTCGAGGGCGCACATGAGGGGAGGGGTCTCGGGAACAAGTTCTTGGACGACTTGAGAATGGCTGCCGCGCTTCTGCACATTGTGGACGCATCCGGATCAACAGACAAAGAGGGGAGAGTATGTGAACCTGGAAGCCACGACCCCCTGGAGGACGTGAAGTTCTTGGAAAATGAAATCAGAATGTGGATAAAAGGAATCCTGGCTAAAGATTGGAAGAGCTTTGCTAGACGAACAAAATATCAGAGATTGGATCTTGCGAAGGAGATTGCAAAGATAATGACAGGATTGGGGATAACCGAAGAGCAGGTAATTGAGGCGATGAAGAAGGCCGGCGTTGATAGGGGGGACCCGGAGAAGTGGTCGGATGAGGATCTTCTGTCTTTTGCTGGCGAGCTGCAGAAGGTTAGCAAACCGATGATAATAGTTGCAAACAAATGTGATGTTCCGACGGCCGAGAAAAACATCGAAAGGTTAAAACATGCTGGATATCTCACTGTTCCTGCGTCCGCGGAGGCTGAGCTGATACTGAGAAGAGCAGCGGAGAAAGATATCATTTCCTACCAGCCCGGAGATCCTAGCTTCATTATAAAACATCCAGAAAAGCTCACCGATCTTCAGAAATCGGCGCTTGAAAGGGTGAAGAAACTTATGGAGAAGTTTGGAGGCACTGGCGTTCAGCAAGCTATAGAGATAGCGGTCAGAGATTTGCTGGAATTAATAGTTGTATATCCTGTAAGCGATGAAAACAAGTTTGCGGATAAGAACGGGAATGTTCTACCCGATGCGTTTCTGGTAAGACGCGGGACTACGGTAAAGGAGTTTGCATACAAGATTCACACAGATCTAGGAGAAACGTTTTTATATGCTGTCGACGCCAAAACAAAAAGAAGAATCGGAGAAGACTATGAGTTGAAGGAAGGAGATGTGATAAAGATAGTGGCGACGAAGGGATTGTGA
- a CDS encoding DHH family phosphoesterase yields MREKLKSLQRDAQEAAEFLREKLEEGESVKIISHVDADGISAAAILARCLHYYNVPYVVKFCKPMRSDEIEKLSRESCGVFIFVDQGTTQLEDIHKHLLAKGKTVLLIDHHAGELKTHSNLRCVHSHTVGINGGRDISASGVAYLVAENMGAKFKSLIRLALVGAIGDRQEFVDGFQGANAIFLKQAVDFGMVEIKEGLKLAGRSLRSVLFSLWLSTRPYLPGLSGDIDESRKLLENLDIDPSVSICELDEESEKTLRDAIIAKTNIGEDLGHLIWGKIYIDKQKELVGTNDLRDFAYLLDSCADMNSADVGFAVAIGDKGMLNTALDRFETRQKEMLKILQQIMKKMESFKEMKNFRYIFCPEIGPLMIGEAISLLLESAILREDKPAAGISVINENELKISVRATLGLADAGYNVGEAVRKAASEVGENGGGHDVAASARVRKEKLDDFLRALDRYLGGGA; encoded by the coding sequence ATGAGAGAAAAGTTAAAGTCACTCCAGCGAGATGCACAGGAAGCAGCTGAATTTTTGAGAGAAAAGTTAGAAGAGGGCGAAAGCGTCAAAATCATTTCCCACGTCGATGCGGATGGGATTTCTGCAGCTGCCATCTTGGCCAGATGTCTTCATTATTATAACGTTCCATACGTTGTGAAATTTTGTAAACCCATGAGAAGTGATGAAATAGAAAAACTAAGCAGAGAAAGTTGCGGGGTATTCATTTTTGTAGACCAAGGCACCACTCAGCTTGAAGACATCCATAAACATCTGCTGGCTAAGGGAAAAACCGTTCTTTTGATCGATCATCATGCTGGTGAGCTCAAGACTCATTCTAATTTGAGATGCGTTCACTCGCATACGGTTGGAATAAATGGCGGACGGGACATAAGTGCTAGTGGTGTGGCGTATCTCGTGGCCGAAAATATGGGAGCAAAGTTCAAGTCACTCATCAGACTTGCTCTAGTAGGGGCAATTGGAGATAGGCAAGAGTTTGTAGATGGATTCCAAGGAGCAAACGCGATATTTCTAAAACAAGCGGTAGATTTCGGCATGGTGGAAATAAAGGAAGGATTAAAACTTGCAGGGAGAAGTCTGCGATCAGTTCTTTTTTCTCTTTGGCTCTCCACCAGACCTTATCTGCCAGGACTTTCTGGAGACATCGATGAAAGTAGAAAACTTTTAGAAAATTTAGACATCGATCCGTCAGTGTCCATTTGTGAGCTTGATGAAGAAAGCGAGAAAACTTTGCGGGACGCTATCATTGCGAAAACCAACATTGGCGAAGATCTTGGACATCTGATATGGGGAAAAATTTACATTGATAAACAAAAAGAACTTGTAGGAACTAATGACTTAAGAGATTTCGCGTATTTGCTTGATAGCTGTGCTGATATGAATTCGGCCGATGTTGGATTTGCGGTTGCAATCGGAGATAAGGGGATGTTGAATACCGCTCTGGATAGATTTGAAACCAGACAAAAAGAGATGCTGAAAATTTTACAACAGATAATGAAAAAGATGGAAAGCTTTAAAGAAATGAAAAACTTCCGTTACATTTTCTGTCCTGAAATTGGACCTCTCATGATAGGTGAGGCTATTTCTCTTTTACTCGAGTCTGCGATCCTTAGAGAAGACAAGCCCGCCGCGGGAATAAGCGTGATAAATGAAAATGAACTAAAAATTTCCGTGCGAGCGACTCTTGGTCTTGCTGATGCGGGCTACAATGTTGGAGAGGCTGTGAGGAAAGCGGCGAGCGAAGTTGGAGAAAACGGAGGTGGACACGATGTGGCAGCTTCTGCAAGAGTGAGAAAAGAAAAGCTTGATGATTTTCTGAGGGCGCTGGATAGATATTTGGGAGGAGGTGCATGA
- a CDS encoding aminoacyl--tRNA ligase-related protein, with amino-acid sequence MRFELEGKIVFRKPIEEIKVEISEILHKNEDLLVKGARDKEDAAKITGFKIEGDSVTLMLESGRKVRAHDVLLRFARVMSEELGKKHKIGLKTIEIPNCRIRIPCIDPETATDRLSNLPCKIEKGTKEIVLILNNLGEADIRKRMIDRLVADAEKALVEIPRVEEEKIVKRSEPKEHKFKEDPFKLALELGWVKEFPGRGQWIYASPYAKLFTAIEDLIVEKIIKPMGFEEVLLPKLIPLKVMMKMPGYLDNVPEGMYYVCPPPRDPEAFEKFKQKIRLKKEIDVIELGKVLKNPAYVLAPAQCEPFYQQFSGKIVKMEELPVKQFDRSGWTYRWEGGGVEGLTRVQEFQRIEAIMLGKPEDIRKIRDEMVERSVALAEELGMEWRVKVATPFYLREGSEGEVGAATYDLEVFLPYNQEWLEVGSYNVHGNKFAKSFRIKEARGREVWTGCCGFGTNRWVVGFLAQHGMEMEKWPKIVRDRVIG; translated from the coding sequence ATGAGATTCGAACTAGAGGGCAAAATAGTCTTCAGAAAACCAATTGAGGAAATCAAGGTGGAGATTTCTGAAATTTTGCATAAAAATGAAGATTTGCTCGTAAAAGGTGCCCGCGATAAAGAAGATGCTGCGAAAATAACGGGCTTCAAGATAGAAGGTGACTCCGTTACTCTTATGTTGGAGTCGGGCAGAAAAGTTCGGGCACACGATGTCTTACTTCGGTTTGCCCGTGTAATGTCTGAAGAACTTGGAAAAAAACATAAAATAGGATTGAAAACAATTGAAATTCCAAACTGTAGAATAAGGATACCCTGCATAGATCCGGAAACCGCAACAGATAGACTAAGCAATTTGCCTTGCAAGATAGAAAAAGGAACAAAAGAAATCGTTTTGATTTTGAACAACTTGGGGGAAGCAGACATCAGAAAAAGAATGATCGACAGACTAGTCGCAGATGCAGAAAAAGCCCTTGTCGAAATTCCGAGAGTGGAAGAAGAAAAAATAGTAAAGAGAAGTGAACCAAAAGAGCACAAGTTCAAAGAGGATCCGTTCAAACTAGCTCTCGAGCTTGGATGGGTGAAAGAATTTCCGGGGAGAGGCCAATGGATTTATGCCTCTCCTTATGCTAAACTTTTCACTGCCATCGAAGATTTAATTGTTGAAAAAATTATCAAGCCGATGGGGTTTGAGGAAGTCCTTTTACCAAAACTCATACCGCTCAAGGTCATGATGAAGATGCCAGGTTATCTTGACAACGTTCCGGAAGGAATGTATTATGTTTGTCCTCCCCCAAGAGACCCAGAAGCTTTTGAGAAATTTAAGCAAAAAATCAGGCTGAAGAAAGAAATCGATGTAATAGAACTCGGAAAAGTTCTCAAGAATCCTGCTTATGTCCTCGCTCCTGCCCAGTGTGAACCCTTCTATCAGCAGTTTTCCGGAAAAATCGTGAAAATGGAAGAACTTCCGGTTAAGCAGTTCGATCGCAGCGGATGGACGTATAGGTGGGAAGGCGGAGGTGTGGAAGGACTGACCAGAGTTCAAGAATTCCAGCGAATTGAGGCGATAATGCTCGGAAAACCAGAGGATATCAGAAAAATCAGGGATGAGATGGTGGAAAGAAGTGTGGCACTGGCGGAAGAACTCGGAATGGAATGGAGGGTTAAAGTAGCAACACCTTTCTATTTGCGTGAAGGGTCCGAAGGAGAAGTCGGTGCTGCCACTTACGACCTAGAAGTTTTTCTGCCTTACAATCAAGAATGGCTCGAAGTAGGGTCCTATAACGTACATGGAAATAAATTTGCAAAAAGCTTTAGAATAAAAGAAGCAAGAGGAAGGGAGGTCTGGACTGGATGTTGCGGATTTGGAACAAACAGATGGGTCGTGGGCTTTTTAGCTCAGCATGGGATGGAGATGGAGAAATGGCCGAAAATCGTGAGAGATAGGGTGATCGGATGA
- a CDS encoding DHH family phosphoesterase gives MNYFEQVERLYRENSDFKHAIETIKGLGKKSKVLNFSHNDVDGVCSAFLLKRMLKKYGGIETISVMPPDFKLTKKDVESFGKEGRFDLLIVSDKGTFEDYDEICEIASDVLIIDHHQPQGMPKICKVFNPRSDNKEYAAATTLLCHMIMTKLGISGEIEDFICAMGCRGDFAFDVVSGKCQPFARPFLEYVRPKIPEIFEIVKEKPTMFDTEDRTKTAILHKITEIVHAGTLAHLYSEDFVLDIPYGPDLVLNFFIELSETGKYPKNVEEFLSTKSGKLIGEVYEKFQNDWKILEKRVKNPIHLGKVGNASIYLIFAREIRRAEQTAFSAILPFVAFAHMNEFKKEGEETVIIVFCPKKIGTHISMRTDGKIINCGEFLARLAEKLRKRYPNEKISGGGHANAAGFFASSGVSMYKVLQELVSLTEEILTEINI, from the coding sequence ATGAACTACTTTGAACAGGTTGAGAGACTATACAGAGAGAATTCTGACTTTAAACACGCTATCGAAACAATCAAAGGTCTTGGAAAAAAATCTAAAGTTTTAAACTTTTCTCATAACGATGTAGATGGAGTCTGCAGTGCTTTTCTGTTAAAAAGAATGCTAAAAAAATACGGAGGAATTGAAACAATCTCGGTTATGCCTCCAGATTTCAAACTAACCAAGAAGGATGTGGAAAGTTTCGGAAAAGAGGGGAGATTCGACCTGCTGATAGTTTCTGACAAGGGGACTTTTGAAGACTACGATGAAATTTGCGAAATTGCGAGCGATGTGTTGATTATAGATCACCACCAGCCCCAGGGCATGCCTAAAATCTGCAAAGTGTTCAATCCAAGATCTGATAATAAAGAATATGCTGCTGCGACCACACTTCTTTGCCATATGATTATGACGAAGCTTGGTATATCTGGAGAAATCGAAGATTTCATTTGCGCGATGGGCTGTAGAGGAGATTTCGCGTTTGATGTCGTCAGCGGTAAATGTCAGCCGTTCGCAAGACCTTTCTTAGAATATGTCCGACCAAAAATTCCAGAAATTTTCGAGATAGTGAAGGAGAAACCAACGATGTTTGACACAGAAGACCGAACAAAAACTGCCATTTTACATAAAATTACAGAAATTGTTCATGCTGGAACACTTGCGCATCTCTATTCTGAAGATTTTGTCCTAGATATACCCTATGGCCCCGATCTTGTTCTAAACTTCTTCATTGAACTCTCCGAAACTGGAAAATATCCAAAAAACGTGGAGGAATTTCTCTCCACCAAAAGTGGTAAACTTATCGGAGAAGTTTACGAAAAATTTCAAAACGACTGGAAAATTTTAGAGAAACGTGTCAAAAATCCTATACATCTTGGAAAGGTCGGCAATGCATCCATTTATCTAATTTTCGCTAGAGAGATTCGCAGAGCAGAACAAACAGCTTTCTCTGCGATTCTACCATTTGTTGCCTTTGCACACATGAATGAATTTAAAAAGGAAGGAGAGGAAACAGTAATCATCGTATTTTGTCCAAAGAAAATAGGAACACATATTTCTATGCGGACAGATGGAAAAATCATCAACTGCGGCGAGTTTCTGGCGAGGCTTGCTGAAAAACTTAGGAAAAGATACCCCAATGAGAAAATCAGTGGAGGTGGTCATGCTAATGCCGCCGGATTCTTCGCGTCGTCCGGAGTATCAATGTACAAAGTTTTACAGGAGTTGGTCTCTTTAACAGAGGAGATACTCACGGAGATAAATATTTGA
- a CDS encoding 30S ribosomal protein S15, whose protein sequence is MRLEIPNSEEVEKLVVKLAKEGNPPSKIGLILRDQYAVPSVREITGKTVKQILKEHGLMPKLPEDLANVIRKAVKLYDHLSKHKKDYKTKRALEIVESRINRLVRYYKRKGELPPDWRYDREKASLLV, encoded by the coding sequence ATGAGACTCGAGATACCAAACTCTGAAGAAGTTGAGAAACTCGTGGTAAAGCTTGCCAAAGAAGGAAATCCACCAAGTAAGATAGGGTTGATACTCAGAGATCAGTATGCGGTACCTAGCGTCCGGGAAATCACGGGAAAGACTGTAAAACAAATTCTCAAGGAACACGGACTCATGCCAAAGCTCCCAGAAGATTTGGCGAATGTCATAAGAAAGGCTGTAAAACTTTATGATCACCTTTCTAAACACAAGAAAGATTATAAAACAAAAAGAGCTCTGGAAATCGTAGAATCAAGAATAAACAGACTTGTACGATACTACAAGAGAAAGGGCGAATTGCCTCCAGACTGGAGATATGACAGAGAAAAGGCCAGCTTGCTCGTATGA
- a CDS encoding sugar phosphate nucleotidyltransferase, with product MKAVVLAAGLGKRLRPLTFTKPKFLLPVAGKPALDHVLLLLKSLGVEEVALIVGFGKEQIIDRYKDGRELGLKLHYIEQKKLLGTANALGMAEDFVGEERFIAMNGDTLVDFESMKSLLEKYERVKDNGNFGGVMATIEVDQPEQFGIVFVENGKVVKIVEKAKRIKSRTANAGIYIFDPAIFEAIHRTPKSVRGEYELTTSMQILIDEGKSIHVSPVKLWADIGRPWDLLVANEYFLQGIKHEIHGKIEVGAHIEGKVYIGEGTTIRSGSYIIGPTYIGRNCDIGPNCFIRPCTSIGDNVRIGNAVEIKNSIIMDNTHVGHLSYVGDSVIGSNCNLGAGTTIANLRLDERPIKMKIDGKVVSSGRRKLGTIIADNVKTGINCTINVGVKIGPNSAIGPGTYVYEDVPPGTFVYTKPQVKKKKWRPKES from the coding sequence ATGAAAGCGGTTGTGTTAGCTGCTGGATTGGGCAAGAGACTGCGACCGCTAACTTTCACAAAACCGAAGTTCTTATTGCCTGTGGCCGGAAAACCGGCCCTAGATCATGTATTGCTCCTCCTTAAGAGTTTGGGCGTGGAGGAAGTTGCTTTAATAGTTGGCTTCGGAAAGGAGCAGATAATTGACAGATATAAGGATGGAAGAGAACTGGGATTAAAGCTTCATTACATCGAGCAAAAGAAGCTGCTTGGAACTGCGAACGCACTAGGCATGGCTGAGGACTTTGTCGGAGAAGAAAGGTTCATAGCGATGAATGGAGACACGCTCGTTGACTTCGAATCAATGAAAAGTCTGCTTGAAAAGTATGAGAGGGTGAAAGATAATGGGAATTTCGGCGGAGTGATGGCGACCATTGAAGTTGATCAGCCTGAACAGTTTGGAATCGTTTTTGTGGAGAACGGAAAAGTTGTGAAAATTGTTGAAAAAGCCAAGAGAATAAAAAGCAGAACGGCGAACGCTGGAATATATATTTTTGATCCAGCGATTTTCGAGGCAATACACAGAACACCAAAGTCTGTTAGGGGAGAATATGAGCTTACCACTTCTATGCAGATTTTGATAGATGAAGGAAAGAGCATCCATGTTTCACCTGTGAAGCTCTGGGCCGACATTGGACGACCTTGGGACCTTTTGGTCGCTAATGAGTATTTTCTCCAAGGTATCAAACATGAGATTCATGGAAAGATTGAGGTGGGAGCGCACATAGAAGGTAAAGTCTACATAGGAGAGGGGACGACAATAAGGTCTGGTTCATACATAATCGGGCCGACTTATATCGGAAGGAATTGTGATATCGGGCCGAACTGCTTCATCAGACCCTGCACGAGCATTGGAGACAATGTGAGAATAGGAAACGCGGTTGAGATCAAAAATTCGATTATCATGGATAACACACATGTGGGGCACCTTTCTTACGTTGGGGATAGCGTTATCGGGAGTAACTGCAACCTTGGCGCTGGAACAACTATAGCCAATCTGAGGCTTGATGAAAGACCGATAAAAATGAAAATCGATGGGAAGGTTGTGAGCTCCGGGAGAAGGAAGCTTGGAACTATAATCGCTGATAATGTAAAGACGGGTATAAACTGCACCATAAATGTTGGAGTTAAAATCGGACCAAACTCCGCAATTGGTCCCGGAACGTATGTCTACGAAGATGTGCCGCCGGGTACATTTGTTTACACGAAGCCACAAGTTAAAAAGAAAAAATGGAGACCCAAGGAGTCGTAA
- the glmM gene encoding phosphoglucosamine mutase, which yields MGRLFGTSGIRGVFGHDITPEMFIEIGKSLATFIGGGEVIVARDPRLSGEILANALMAGIMGGGCQVLDGGIAPTPALAFSVRILRKKAGAVITASHNPPEYNGAKFWDERGMAYTAEMEREIERIYFEKSWKGVEWKFVGKSRKIDVCRTYIQEILKNLQLERKFRVVVDCGNGAGSVVTPFLLRKLGCEVIGLNCHLDGRFPGRGLEPNEENLTVLCRIVKEVRADLGIAHDGDADRVAVVDDHGRFVGGDKLVAMLASWIVKSKGTVVTTVDASMIVDEAVEKAGGRVVRTKVGDVSVACEVAKYGAKFGGEPSGAMIFPDLHLAPDGPLGAIKVLMMLEEIGRPLSELADELPEFPIARKKIACPNEIKEKVMKEVSEELPRMLETISLTTVDGIRVETEDGWVLVRPSGTEPYIRITAEGRSPEVTKMLVEKASKVVEKII from the coding sequence ATGGGAAGACTTTTTGGAACTTCTGGGATAAGAGGAGTTTTCGGTCATGATATAACACCAGAAATGTTCATAGAAATTGGAAAATCTTTGGCGACTTTCATTGGCGGAGGGGAGGTAATTGTTGCCAGAGACCCTAGATTATCTGGAGAGATTTTGGCGAACGCACTAATGGCCGGGATTATGGGCGGTGGATGCCAAGTACTCGATGGAGGAATTGCGCCGACTCCAGCCTTGGCTTTTTCTGTGAGAATTCTCAGAAAGAAAGCTGGAGCAGTCATAACAGCATCCCACAATCCACCCGAGTACAATGGAGCAAAATTTTGGGATGAGCGCGGAATGGCATATACAGCGGAGATGGAAAGGGAGATAGAGCGAATCTATTTTGAAAAATCTTGGAAAGGTGTTGAGTGGAAGTTTGTTGGAAAATCACGAAAGATTGATGTCTGCAGAACCTACATACAGGAAATACTCAAAAATCTGCAACTTGAAAGAAAGTTTAGAGTTGTTGTAGATTGCGGCAATGGCGCTGGCAGCGTTGTTACACCATTTCTTCTGAGAAAGCTTGGATGCGAAGTAATCGGGCTGAATTGTCACTTGGATGGCAGATTTCCGGGAAGAGGCTTAGAACCAAACGAAGAAAACCTAACAGTCCTCTGCAGGATAGTAAAGGAGGTTAGGGCGGATCTCGGGATAGCGCATGATGGAGACGCGGATAGGGTGGCTGTCGTTGACGATCACGGAAGGTTTGTTGGCGGAGATAAGCTAGTGGCAATGCTCGCCAGCTGGATCGTGAAAAGCAAAGGAACCGTTGTCACGACAGTTGATGCATCTATGATCGTAGACGAAGCCGTGGAAAAGGCTGGAGGCAGGGTAGTTAGGACCAAGGTAGGAGATGTGAGCGTGGCTTGTGAAGTTGCCAAATATGGCGCAAAATTTGGAGGAGAACCCAGTGGTGCTATGATATTTCCCGACCTTCATCTTGCGCCAGATGGACCACTCGGAGCAATCAAAGTTCTGATGATGCTCGAGGAGATAGGACGACCACTCTCAGAACTAGCAGATGAGCTTCCAGAATTTCCAATAGCGAGGAAGAAGATAGCATGCCCCAACGAGATAAAGGAAAAAGTCATGAAAGAGGTCTCCGAAGAATTACCAAGAATGCTGGAAACCATTTCCTTAACAACGGTTGATGGAATCAGAGTAGAAACTGAAGATGGATGGGTACTCGTGCGTCCTTCCGGGACTGAACCTTACATAAGAATAACGGCAGAAGGTAGAAGCCCAGAGGTCACCAAAATGCTCGTCGAGAAAGCTTCCAAGGTTGTGGAAAAAATCATTTAG
- a CDS encoding 30S ribosomal protein S3ae, protein MTEATERKKIKSWKEKVWYEVYAPSMFGGAMVGEIPASDPSHLIGRVFETTLGDIFNDPSKSCVKLYFKITKVEDTKAHTEFDGHEMVKDYIRSLVRRRSEKVDEITPVQTTDGYQMRITSMAITAGKTKSSKISTMRKMIREIIQKRAAERTFDQFVQEMVLGKLAMDILKAIKVIHPIRRIEVYKSKILKKPQQT, encoded by the coding sequence ATGACAGAGGCTACTGAGAGGAAGAAAATCAAAAGTTGGAAGGAGAAAGTCTGGTATGAAGTATACGCTCCTTCGATGTTCGGAGGAGCGATGGTAGGAGAGATCCCTGCTTCGGATCCCTCGCACTTAATCGGGAGAGTCTTCGAAACTACGCTCGGTGATATTTTCAATGACCCTTCAAAGTCATGTGTCAAACTCTATTTTAAGATAACCAAGGTTGAGGATACGAAAGCTCATACAGAGTTTGATGGACATGAGATGGTCAAAGACTACATCAGAAGTCTGGTTAGAAGAAGAAGCGAGAAAGTCGACGAAATAACTCCTGTGCAGACAACAGACGGATATCAAATGAGGATAACTTCGATGGCAATAACGGCGGGAAAGACTAAGAGTTCTAAGATCTCCACTATGAGGAAGATGATAAGAGAAATCATACAAAAAAGAGCTGCGGAGAGAACTTTTGATCAGTTTGTGCAGGAAATGGTGCTCGGAAAGCTCGCAATGGATATCCTCAAGGCGATAAAGGTTATTCATCCTATCCGCAGAATTGAAGTTTACAAGAGCAAGATTTTGAAAAAGCCTCAGCAGACATAA